A genomic region of Exiguobacterium oxidotolerans JCM 12280 contains the following coding sequences:
- a CDS encoding iron-hydroxamate ABC transporter substrate-binding protein, producing the protein MKKLVLLPILLLLALVIAACGNTDKTEDTSSDTKKETITYKSEEGDVEVPADPKRVVVLAGFAGNVMALDVPLVGVDSWSKSNPKFDLKDVQEVSEENVEKVIELEPDLIIGYNTTKNIDKFKEIAPTVTYTYGKVDYLTQHIEIGKLLNKEQEARDWVKDFQTRAADAGTEIKAKIGDDATVSVIESFDKQLYVFGDNWGRGTEILYQEMKLKMPEKVTEMALKDGYYALSPEVLPEYAGDYLIFSKTAEADNSFTETDTYKNIPAVKNNHVFEVDSKEFYFNDPLTLERQLEFFKKSFLGA; encoded by the coding sequence ATGAAGAAACTAGTACTCTTACCGATTTTATTACTCTTAGCACTCGTCATCGCCGCCTGCGGCAATACAGATAAAACAGAAGATACGTCTTCCGATACGAAAAAAGAAACGATCACCTATAAATCGGAAGAAGGTGACGTCGAAGTCCCGGCTGATCCGAAACGCGTCGTCGTCCTTGCCGGTTTCGCCGGAAACGTCATGGCACTCGACGTCCCACTCGTCGGTGTCGACTCGTGGTCAAAATCAAATCCGAAGTTTGATTTGAAAGACGTCCAGGAAGTATCAGAAGAAAATGTCGAAAAAGTCATCGAACTCGAGCCGGATCTCATCATCGGCTACAATACAACGAAAAACATCGATAAATTTAAAGAAATCGCTCCAACCGTCACGTACACGTACGGCAAAGTCGACTATTTGACACAACATATCGAAATCGGTAAATTGCTTAATAAAGAACAAGAAGCACGCGATTGGGTCAAAGACTTCCAGACACGCGCAGCGGACGCCGGAACAGAGATTAAAGCAAAAATAGGTGACGATGCGACGGTCTCTGTCATCGAAAGCTTCGATAAACAGCTTTACGTCTTCGGCGACAACTGGGGACGTGGGACAGAAATCCTCTACCAGGAAATGAAATTAAAGATGCCGGAAAAAGTTACGGAAATGGCCTTAAAAGACGGCTATTACGCGCTATCACCGGAAGTCTTACCTGAATATGCAGGGGATTACCTCATCTTCAGTAAGACGGCAGAAGCAGATAACTCGTTTACAGAAACAGACACATACAAAAATATTCCTGCTGTTAAAAACAACCACGTCTTCGAAGTCGATTCGAAAGAATTTTACTTCAATGATCCATTGACGCTCGAACGTCAGCTCGAGTTCTTCAAGAAAAGTTTCCTTGGCGCGTAA
- a CDS encoding FecCD family ABC transporter permease, protein MSSGRFPFGLKITFGLLLFVVMFWISMTFGAADTTIREVWNALTFGPLNDKAKIIQEIRLPREVAAMLVGAALGVSGAIMQAMTRNPLADPGLLGLTAGANAALALALVFIPGINYYGIMLACFLGAAAGALLVFGIGASKRGGFSPLRIVLAGAAISAFLYAIAEGIGIYFKIAQDVSQWTSGGLIGTTWGQLQIITPVILIGIAIAMIFSRQLTILSLSEEVALGLGQNITRIKGVLYVVVILLAGAAVALVGNMAFIGLMIPHIVRAIVGTDYRFILPMTAVFGATFMLLADTIGRTLYAPYETPVVAIVSMLGLPFFLLIVRKGGRAFS, encoded by the coding sequence ATGTCATCCGGTCGATTCCCGTTCGGACTGAAAATCACGTTCGGTTTACTTCTGTTCGTCGTCATGTTCTGGATCTCGATGACGTTCGGTGCCGCCGACACGACGATACGTGAGGTCTGGAACGCTTTGACGTTCGGTCCCTTGAACGATAAAGCAAAAATCATTCAGGAAATCCGGTTACCACGCGAAGTCGCTGCGATGCTGGTCGGGGCTGCACTCGGTGTCTCCGGTGCGATCATGCAGGCGATGACACGTAATCCCCTTGCCGATCCCGGACTGCTTGGGCTGACGGCAGGCGCGAACGCGGCCCTTGCTCTTGCGCTCGTCTTCATCCCGGGTATCAATTACTATGGCATCATGCTCGCGTGTTTCCTTGGAGCAGCAGCCGGTGCCTTACTTGTCTTCGGGATCGGTGCCTCAAAACGTGGCGGGTTTTCACCACTTCGAATCGTCCTCGCCGGTGCCGCGATTTCTGCTTTTTTATACGCAATCGCAGAAGGGATCGGTATTTACTTCAAAATCGCTCAAGACGTTTCGCAATGGACATCCGGCGGGCTGATTGGAACGACCTGGGGGCAACTGCAAATCATCACCCCCGTCATCCTGATTGGCATCGCGATTGCGATGATCTTCTCACGTCAATTAACGATTTTAAGCTTATCAGAAGAAGTCGCACTCGGGCTCGGGCAAAACATCACCCGGATTAAAGGTGTACTCTACGTCGTCGTCATCCTGCTCGCCGGGGCCGCCGTTGCTTTAGTCGGTAACATGGCATTCATCGGCTTGATGATTCCGCACATCGTCCGCGCAATCGTCGGCACCGATTACCGCTTCATCCTCCCGATGACCGCCGTCTTCGGTGCGACGTTCATGTTACTCGCGGACACGATTGGCCGGACACTGTATGCTCCATACGAAACACCGGTCGTTGCGATCGTCTCGATGCTCGGGCTGCCGTTCTTCTTACTCATCGTCCGCAAAGGAGGTCGTGCGTTCTCATGA
- a CDS encoding FecCD family ABC transporter permease has translation MIETSLRRRQRLIFIVFSLLLLGTIIISIGLGPASLSYDRLLPTLFGQGSFKEEFVLFSLRLPRILITVLAGMALALSGAILQGITRNELADPGIIGINTGAGVAIAAFFLYFPVDVGAFIYGLPVAAFIGALITAIAIYALSYDRVRGLQPIRLILTGVGFSMALSGIMVVLISSARREKVDFIAKWLAGNIWGTDWTFVYALLPWLLILVPFTFYKANKLNLLALNEPVAIGVGVAIEKERIQLLLTAVALAASAVSVTGGIAFIGLMAPHIARALVGPRHQLFLPIAVLIGGWLLVLADTIGRNIADPQGIPAGIVVAIIGAPYFIYLLSKK, from the coding sequence ATGATTGAAACATCGCTCCGCCGCCGTCAGCGGTTGATCTTTATCGTCTTTAGTCTGTTATTGCTCGGAACGATCATCATCAGTATCGGGCTTGGGCCGGCTTCCCTCTCGTACGACCGGCTTCTGCCGACACTGTTCGGTCAAGGATCGTTCAAAGAAGAGTTTGTTTTGTTCTCACTCCGCCTGCCGCGGATTTTAATCACGGTACTCGCCGGCATGGCACTCGCCTTATCCGGTGCGATTCTTCAGGGCATCACCCGCAACGAACTCGCAGATCCCGGCATCATCGGTATCAATACAGGTGCTGGTGTCGCCATCGCCGCCTTCTTCCTTTACTTCCCGGTCGATGTCGGTGCGTTCATCTATGGGTTACCGGTTGCTGCCTTCATCGGGGCATTGATCACAGCGATTGCCATTTATGCCTTATCGTATGACCGTGTCCGTGGCCTGCAACCGATCCGTCTGATTTTGACCGGGGTCGGCTTCTCGATGGCGTTATCCGGCATCATGGTCGTCCTGATTTCATCCGCGCGCCGCGAGAAGGTCGACTTCATCGCCAAATGGCTCGCCGGGAACATCTGGGGAACGGACTGGACGTTCGTCTATGCGTTGTTGCCTTGGCTGCTCATTCTCGTACCGTTTACGTTTTATAAAGCAAACAAACTCAATCTGCTGGCGCTGAATGAACCGGTTGCGATCGGCGTCGGCGTCGCGATTGAAAAGGAGCGCATCCAACTGTTACTCACCGCTGTCGCACTCGCTGCATCCGCCGTTTCTGTAACAGGCGGGATCGCCTTCATCGGTTTGATGGCGCCCCATATCGCGCGCGCCCTCGTCGGTCCTAGGCATCAACTGTTCTTACCGATCGCCGTCTTGATTGGCGGATGGTTACTCGTCCTTGCCGATACGATTGGTCGGAACATCGCTGACCCGCAAGGCATCCCGGCAGGAATCGTCGTTGCGATCATCGGTGCTCCTTACTTCATTTATTTGCTGTCAAAGAAATAA
- the tatC gene encoding twin-arginine translocase subunit TatC: MAIDQEQSVTSHLDELRKRIVWSLIIVVVLFAAAFPLVRPLVRFLQSDLKELGIGLNAFNVADPLMLYLNLAFIIAVVLASPFWMYQLWAFIRPGLFEQEQKATLTYIPVTFFLFLSGIAFSYFWLLPFLLKVSTELGQELGIEQVIGVENYFSFLIRLTIPFGILFQLPVVTMFLTRLGLVTPLFMRKNRKYAYFALFVIAALISPPDVTSHLMISVPLFVLYEISIMISARTYKKVLILEQQAELERQADLMRELNK; encoded by the coding sequence ATGGCGATTGATCAAGAACAGAGTGTGACATCGCATCTAGACGAGTTGCGCAAGCGGATCGTCTGGTCACTCATCATCGTCGTTGTCTTGTTCGCTGCGGCCTTTCCGCTCGTCCGGCCGCTCGTGCGTTTTTTGCAGTCGGACCTGAAAGAGCTCGGCATCGGACTGAATGCCTTTAATGTGGCCGACCCCTTGATGCTGTACTTGAATTTAGCGTTCATCATCGCGGTCGTCCTGGCTTCACCATTTTGGATGTACCAGCTATGGGCGTTCATCCGACCCGGTTTATTCGAACAGGAACAGAAAGCGACCTTGACGTATATTCCGGTCACGTTTTTCTTATTTTTGTCCGGAATCGCGTTCTCTTATTTTTGGTTACTTCCGTTTCTACTCAAAGTATCGACGGAACTTGGGCAAGAGCTCGGCATCGAGCAAGTCATCGGGGTCGAAAACTATTTCAGTTTCTTAATACGGCTGACGATTCCGTTCGGTATTTTGTTCCAACTGCCGGTCGTGACGATGTTCTTGACTCGTCTTGGACTCGTGACGCCATTGTTCATGCGGAAAAATCGGAAATACGCGTACTTTGCGCTGTTCGTCATCGCGGCTTTAATCTCTCCACCAGATGTGACGTCACATTTGATGATTTCGGTACCGTTGTTCGTTCTTTATGAAATCAGCATCATGATTTCAGCCCGGACTTACAAAAAAGTACTGATTCTTGAGCAACAAGCCGAGCTTGAACGGCAAGCGGATTTGATGCGTGAGTTGAATAAGTAA
- a CDS encoding twin-arginine translocase TatA/TatE family subunit, producing MENLIPLTVGFMGAGSIALIGAVALIIFGPKKLPELGRAAGQTLKEFKSATHGIMDDDKDNKDESKEK from the coding sequence ATGGAAAACCTTATTCCGTTAACCGTCGGATTTATGGGAGCAGGAAGCATCGCCTTGATCGGCGCCGTCGCGTTGATCATCTTCGGACCGAAAAAATTGCCGGAGCTCGGTCGTGCTGCCGGTCAGACGTTAAAAGAGTTCAAGAGTGCGACACACGGCATCATGGACGATGATAAAGACAACAAGGATGAATCGAAAGAGAAGTGA
- a CDS encoding redox-sensing transcriptional repressor Rex, which produces MNGPDTKIPQATAKRLPLYYRFIQSLYNSGKLRVSSAELSEAVKVDSATIRRDFSYFGALGKKGYGYNVQHLLTFFRKTLNQDEVTNVALVGVGHLGTAFANYNFLKNNSTRIVIAFDADENKVGTTTQDVPIYHVSDMKEQIEANKVDVAILTVPSQFAQSVADELVEYGVTGILNFTPARLNVPAHVRVHHIDLSIELQSLVYFMKHYSQSAEGVKS; this is translated from the coding sequence ATGAATGGGCCAGACACAAAAATACCACAAGCGACGGCGAAACGACTGCCGTTATATTATCGTTTCATTCAGAGTCTTTATAACTCAGGCAAGCTGCGCGTCTCTTCAGCAGAGCTCAGTGAAGCGGTCAAAGTCGACTCAGCGACGATCCGCCGTGATTTTTCCTACTTTGGGGCGTTAGGGAAAAAAGGATACGGTTACAACGTACAACATCTATTGACGTTTTTCCGAAAGACACTCAACCAGGATGAAGTCACGAATGTGGCACTTGTCGGGGTCGGGCATCTCGGAACGGCGTTTGCAAATTATAACTTTTTAAAGAATAATAGTACTCGGATAGTCATTGCGTTTGATGCGGACGAAAATAAGGTCGGAACAACGACGCAAGACGTTCCTATCTATCATGTCTCTGACATGAAAGAGCAAATCGAAGCGAACAAGGTTGATGTCGCCATCTTGACGGTCCCATCCCAGTTCGCGCAGTCAGTAGCGGATGAGTTAGTTGAGTATGGTGTGACCGGAATCCTAAACTTTACACCGGCGCGGTTGAACGTACCGGCCCACGTTCGGGTCCATCACATCGATTTGTCGATCGAGTTGCAGTCACTAGTTTATTTCATGAAGCATTATTCGCAATCAGCTGAAGGAGTGAAATCATAA
- a CDS encoding ABC-F family ATP-binding cassette domain-containing protein, giving the protein MILLQVNQLSKSFGVEPILDNIKLEVQERDRIALVGRNGAGKSTLLKIIAGELSHDSGEIMKSKEVKIGYLAQDSGLESNETIWNEMLTVFEHLQEQERSLRRMEIEMGMDHILNDAVAYDRLLKTYDQAQHDFSDAGGYQFEANIRSVLHGMRFYPDDYSRRIQTLSGGQRTRLALAKMLLQAPELLILDEPTNHLDIDTLSWLESYLAGYRGAVLIVSHDRYFLDQVVNVVYELSRNVCRKFTGNYTKYLEQKAALYEQEMKQFEQQQEDIAKMQDFIQRNIARATTTKRAQSVRKRLEKVDRIDRPDGDERSTVLSFPIEKQSGNDVLQVTQLAVGYEEAVSKGITFRLQRGESLALVGPNGIGKSTLLKVLVNRIKPLFGEHRFGTGVSVGYYDQEQAELNDRNRVIDEIWNEWPLMREQQVRSVLGQFLFSGDDVFKLVHELSGGERGRLALAKLKLRKTNVLILDEPTNHLDLDSKMVLENALVDYEGTLLFVSHDRYFIDRVATRVIEMNPDGVTDYLGDYSYYMEKKAEKEEIARLEAEEAKAIKVAASKSIDKDAQKEERKKKQQLEQLEQDIERLETRSTEIEQLLCEPEVFNDIPKATALSAERDQIDTDLLELMERWESFH; this is encoded by the coding sequence ATGATTCTCTTACAAGTGAACCAACTATCAAAATCATTCGGTGTTGAGCCGATTTTAGACAATATTAAACTCGAAGTGCAGGAGCGGGACCGGATTGCGCTCGTCGGACGAAATGGTGCCGGAAAATCGACACTTTTAAAAATCATCGCTGGAGAGCTTAGTCATGACTCTGGTGAGATCATGAAGAGTAAGGAAGTGAAAATCGGTTACCTCGCCCAGGACAGTGGTCTTGAGTCGAATGAAACGATCTGGAACGAGATGTTGACCGTGTTCGAGCACCTGCAAGAGCAGGAACGTTCGCTCCGTCGGATGGAGATCGAGATGGGGATGGACCATATCTTAAATGATGCTGTTGCTTACGACCGTCTGTTAAAAACATACGATCAGGCCCAACATGACTTCTCGGACGCCGGTGGTTACCAGTTCGAAGCCAATATCCGCTCCGTCCTGCACGGGATGCGTTTTTATCCGGACGATTATTCACGCCGGATCCAGACGCTATCCGGTGGACAACGGACGCGACTCGCACTGGCGAAGATGTTGCTTCAGGCACCTGAGCTGTTAATCCTTGACGAGCCGACGAACCACCTCGACATCGATACACTCTCTTGGCTCGAAAGTTACCTGGCCGGTTACCGTGGAGCGGTCTTGATCGTCTCCCATGACCGTTACTTCCTCGACCAGGTCGTCAACGTCGTTTATGAATTGTCACGGAACGTCTGTCGGAAGTTTACCGGCAACTACACAAAATACTTGGAACAAAAAGCAGCACTCTACGAACAAGAGATGAAGCAGTTCGAACAGCAACAGGAAGACATCGCGAAGATGCAAGACTTTATCCAGCGTAACATCGCACGGGCGACGACGACGAAACGCGCACAAAGCGTCCGCAAACGTCTTGAAAAAGTCGACCGGATCGATCGTCCGGATGGGGATGAACGCAGCACCGTCCTGTCGTTCCCAATTGAAAAACAAAGTGGGAACGATGTGTTACAAGTCACGCAACTCGCGGTCGGCTATGAAGAAGCCGTCTCAAAAGGCATCACGTTCCGCTTACAACGTGGCGAATCCCTCGCCCTCGTTGGTCCGAACGGAATCGGAAAATCGACGTTACTGAAAGTCCTCGTCAACCGGATTAAACCGTTATTCGGTGAACATCGTTTCGGGACCGGCGTTTCCGTCGGTTACTACGATCAGGAGCAAGCCGAGCTCAACGACCGCAACCGGGTCATCGATGAAATTTGGAACGAGTGGCCGTTGATGCGGGAACAACAAGTCCGGTCCGTCCTCGGTCAATTCCTGTTCAGCGGTGATGATGTCTTCAAGCTCGTCCATGAATTATCCGGCGGCGAGCGTGGACGCCTCGCCCTCGCGAAGTTAAAATTACGCAAAACGAACGTCCTCATTCTCGATGAGCCGACCAATCACCTCGATCTTGATTCGAAGATGGTGCTTGAGAACGCGCTTGTCGACTATGAAGGCACGCTCCTGTTCGTCTCCCACGACCGTTACTTCATCGATCGTGTTGCGACACGCGTCATCGAGATGAATCCGGACGGTGTGACGGATTATCTCGGCGACTATTCTTACTATATGGAGAAGAAAGCCGAGAAAGAAGAAATCGCCCGCCTCGAAGCAGAGGAAGCGAAAGCCATCAAAGTCGCTGCTTCGAAAAGCATCGACAAAGATGCGCAAAAAGAAGAACGAAAAAAGAAACAACAGCTTGAACAACTCGAACAAGACATCGAACGGCTGGAAACTCGATCAACTGAAATCGAACAACTGCTTTGCGAACCGGAAGTCTTCAACGATATTCCGAAGGCGACGGCGCTGTCGGCAGAACGGGATCAGATTGATACGGACCTCCTCGAACTGATGGAACGATGGGAGAGTTTCCACTAA